From the genome of Populus trichocarpa isolate Nisqually-1 chromosome 15, P.trichocarpa_v4.1, whole genome shotgun sequence, one region includes:
- the LOC18105576 gene encoding 40S ribosomal protein S4-1, whose amino-acid sequence MARGLKKHLKRLNAPKHWMLDKLGGAFAPKPSSGPHKSRECLPLILILRNRLKYALTYREVIAILMQRHVLVDGKVRTDKTYPSGFMDVVSIPKTNESFRLLYDTKGRFRLHSLRDDEAKFKLCKVRSIQFGQKGIPYLNTYDGRTIRYPDPLIKANDTIKLDLENNKIVDFIKFDVGNVVMVTGGRNRGRVGVIKNREKHKGSFETIHVQDATGHEFATRLGNVFTIGKGTKPWISLPKGKGIKLSIIEEARKRLAASQATA is encoded by the exons ATG GCTAGAGGGTTGAAGAAACACTTGAAGAGGCTCAATGCTCCTAAACATTGGATGCTTGACAAACTTGGTGGTGCATTT GCACCCAAGCCCTCATCTGGACCCCACAAATCTAGGGAATGCTTGCCTCTGATTCTTATTCTGCGAAACAGGCTGAAATATGCTTTGACATACCGTGAAGTGATTGCTATTTTGATGCAGAGACATGTCCTTGTTGATGGGAAGGTCAGGACAGATAAAACTTACCCATCTGGTTTCATGG ATGTTGTGTCAATCCCAAAGACAAATGAGAGCTTCCGTCTCCTCTATGACACCAAAGGCCGCTTCCGGCTCCACTCACTCAGAGATGATGAGGCCAAG TTTAAGCTTTGCAAAGTTCGGTCTATTCAGTTTGGGCAGAAAGGAATCCCTTACCTGAACACCTATGATGGGCGCACCATCCGCTACCCAGATCCCCTCATCAAGGCCAATGACACCATCAAGCTGGACCTAGAGAACAACAAAATAGTTGACTTCATCAAGTTTGATGTGGGAAATGTTGTCATGGTCACTGGAGGAAGGAACAGAGGCCGAGTTGGAGTAATCAAGAACAGGGAGAAGCATAAGGGCAGCTTTGAGACAATCCATGTCCAAGATGCCACTGGCCATGAGTTTGCCACCCGCTTGGGCAATGTGTTCACCATTGGAAAGGGCACCAAGCCATGGATTTCTCTTCCCAAGGGTAAGGGTATCAAGTTGTCTATCATTGAGGAGGCTAGAAAGAGGCTTGCAGCATCCCAAGCTACTGCATGA